CTGGTCACCAAGCCCGTCGCGGGCGTGAGCCCGAACGCGACGGCTTCGGCCTAGCCGAAGCCACCTCAGTCGATCAGGGTGCGTTCCGGGCTGCCGTTGAGCGGCAGCTGATCGGCCGCGGGTGCCTGGAGCGCCGGTTCCGCGGCGCCACCCGCCGCGACCGAACGGGGCGTCGGGCGCTCGAGCAGCGAGAGATGCGACATCAGCAGCGAGCGCAGCTCGCTCTTGGCCTTCTCGGCGCTGTCCTGGGCGCGCTGCGCCTCGCGGCGCGACTCGTCGATGCGGTCGCCCAGCGCCGCGATCTCGCGCTCGGCCGACAAGCGCGCCTCTTGGCGGATCAGGTCGGCCTCTTTGTGCGCCGCGGCCTTGACCTCGTCGGCGGTGCGCTGCGCCAGCAGCAGCGTCGACTGCAGCGACTCTTCCATCGCCTTGAAGTGCG
The window above is part of the Candidatus Sulfotelmatobacter sp. genome. Proteins encoded here:
- a CDS encoding DivIVA domain-containing protein, whose translation is MAKITIVDIQHKEFKRSLQGYDRNEVNEYLDEIIETLEDEAQARAALEAEIGDLRERISHFKAMEESLQSTLLLAQRTADEVKAAAHKEADLIRQEARLSAEREIAALGDRIDESRREAQRAQDSAEKAKSELRSLLMSHLSLLERPTPRSVAAGGAAEPALQAPAADQLPLNGSPERTLID